In the genome of Phycisphaerae bacterium RAS1, one region contains:
- the prpB gene encoding Methylisocitrate lyase — protein MNPSANSRPARMRTLLARSCTAMPGATNALTARLIERMGFEAMYLSGAVLANSVIGVPDTGLTTLSEAAAHARRCAAVTTIPIIMDADTGFGESEENAARTVQEYEHAGLAGLHLEDQEFPKRCGHLPGKRLVPADEFCIKLAAAAAARRDKDFVIIARTDARGVTTYDDAVARAHAYLKAGADAIFPEALKTREEFARFARDLTPAGSSLSTGTLSTASLSTASFSTGSLSTGGAGPAPLLANMTEFGQTPHFSVSEFAEMGYRMVIFPVSLQRAAMKAVERVLLAIKNDGGTQSLLGDMQTREELYDLLGYKP, from the coding sequence ATGAATCCATCGGCGAACAGTCGACCGGCGCGGATGCGTACCCTGCTGGCGCGCTCCTGCACCGCCATGCCGGGCGCAACCAATGCGCTCACAGCTCGCCTTATCGAGCGGATGGGCTTTGAGGCCATGTACCTCTCCGGCGCGGTGCTCGCCAACAGCGTCATCGGCGTGCCCGACACCGGCCTGACCACGCTGAGTGAGGCCGCGGCCCACGCCCGCCGCTGCGCCGCCGTCACCACCATTCCGATCATCATGGACGCCGACACCGGCTTCGGCGAATCCGAGGAAAACGCCGCCCGCACCGTGCAGGAATATGAACACGCCGGGTTGGCCGGCCTGCACTTGGAAGATCAGGAATTCCCCAAGCGCTGCGGCCATCTGCCCGGCAAGCGGCTCGTGCCGGCCGACGAGTTCTGCATCAAGCTCGCCGCCGCCGCCGCCGCCCGCCGCGACAAGGACTTCGTCATCATCGCCCGCACCGACGCCCGCGGCGTCACGACCTACGACGACGCCGTCGCCCGCGCCCACGCCTATCTGAAAGCCGGCGCCGACGCGATTTTCCCCGAAGCGCTCAAGACCCGCGAAGAATTCGCCCGTTTCGCCCGCGACCTGACACCCGCCGGCAGCTCCCTTTCCACAGGCACCCTTTCCACGGCCTCCCTTTCCACGGCCTCCTTTTCCACGGGCTCCCTTTCCACCGGCGGCGCCGGCCCCGCCCCGCTCTTAGCCAACATGACCGAATTCGGCCAGACGCCGCATTTTTCGGTCAGCGAGTTCGCCGAGATGGGCTACCGCATGGTGATCTTCCCCGTCTCGCTGCAACGCGCCGCGATGAAAGCCGTCGAGCGCGTGCTGCTCGCCATCAAGAACGACGGCGGCACGCAATCGCTGCTAGGCGACATGCAGACGCGGGAGGAGTTGTACGATCTGCTCGGGTACAAGCCGTAG